From a single Rhinolophus ferrumequinum isolate MPI-CBG mRhiFer1 chromosome 15, mRhiFer1_v1.p, whole genome shotgun sequence genomic region:
- the IGFL4 gene encoding insulin growth factor-like family member 4, whose translation MVPRIFAAIFIFEIVGSRSEGVTDTGLLLCQPAPMCGDQIYNPLEQCCDEGTVLPLNQTRLCGPYCTFWPCFQHCCLESSGAQNRTVVRFKVPGTKSNCRSAPLTRICAQEYLPNKPSIRIEYFWTILRSTDTGHSRF comes from the exons ATGGTGCCCAGGATCTTTG CTGctatcttcatttttgaaatcGTGGGCTCACGCTCAGAAGGAGTCACAG ACACTGGACTCTTGCTATGCCAGCCAGCACCCATGTGTGGGGACCAGATCTACAACCCCTTGGAGCAGTGCTGTGATGAGGGGACCGTCCTGCCCCTGAACCAGACCCGCCTCTGTGGCCCCTACTGCACCTTCTGGCCCTGCTTCCAGCACTGCTGCCTTGAGTCCTCGGGCGCTCAGAATCGGACTGTTGTGAGGTTTAAGGTCCCAGGCACGAAGTCCAACTGCAGGTCCGCCCCCCTCACCAGGATCTGTGCCCAG GAGTACCTCCCCAACAAGCCCTCTATCAGAATTGAGTATTTCTGGACCATCCTGAGGAGCACAGACACAGGACACTCAAGATTCTGA